A genomic window from Nerophis ophidion isolate RoL-2023_Sa linkage group LG22, RoL_Noph_v1.0, whole genome shotgun sequence includes:
- the ttc4 gene encoding tetratricopeptide repeat protein 4: protein MASSALQNDSDDEDFGEAFKRYKYKNAFKEDEWEQEFDKIPMFMKTAPEEIDPKEYPELACLQAIIHDEDRSPEEQAKSLKDEGNAFFKEKNYLKAIVAYTAALKRNCGDQELDTVLLTNRAAAHFHIGNMRSALNDATAAKKIKPKHLKALIRGAQCCIELHNFVAAIQWCEDGLNAHPSDKKLQELRAAADKQKRAADRDSRKAMVKEKKLHNEKEALMAAIKERGIKLRQSAKPRQSGSDEDKETSDTLANLSLDGLNSHEATGAQVFLDEHGSLHWPVLFLYPEHQQSDFISAFSESSSFSEHFAVMFGEELPPWDVDRKYHLQNLQVFFEDEETEVLYKLNPDTTLLCVLQHKRFFVKAGTPNFIILVNGSSFRKQYLTGRKIRTL, encoded by the exons GAGTTTGACAAAATTCCCATGTTCATGAAAACAGCCCCAGAAGAGATTGACCCCAAAGAATATCCAGAGTTAGCTTGCCTCCAGGCTATTATCCACGATGAAGACAGAAGTCCAGAAG AACAAGCGAAGAGTTTAAAGGATGAAGGAAATGCTTTTTTCAAAGAGAAGAACTACCTAAAGGCTATTGTGGCATACACGGCTGCTTTAAAGAGGAATTGTGGTGACCAAGAGCTAGATACGGTTCTTCTCACCAACCGAGCGGCAGCACACTTTCATATCG GCAACATGCGCTCTGCACTGAATGACGCTACAGCTGCAAAGAAGATCAAGCCAAAGCATCTTAAGGCCTTGATTAGAG GTGCTCAGTGTTGCATTGAACTGCATAACTTTGTGGCAGCCATTCAGTGGTGTGAAGATGGGCTTAATGCTCATCCTTCGGACAAGAAGTTGCAGGAGCTGAGAGCTGCAGCAGACAAACAAAAG AGAGCAGCAGATAGAGATTCCAGAAAGGCGATGGTCAAAGAAAAGAAGTTACATAATGAGAAAGAGGCTCTCATGGCTGCTATAAAG GAACGGGGCATCAAACTCCGACAATCTGCAAAGCCTCGTCAGTCTGGTTCGGATGAAGACAAGGAAACTTCAGACACGTTAGCCAACTTGAGTCTGGACGGTCTCAACTCACATGAGGCAACAGGGGCTCAAGTCTTCCTGGACGAGCACGGCTCCCTGCACTGGCCTGTACTGTTTCTTTATCCTGAACATCAGCAGAGTGATTTCATCTCGGCTTTCAGTGAAAGCAGCAG TTTTTCAGAGCACTTTGCTGTCATGTTTGGGGAAGAACTTCCACCTTGGGATGTTGACAGAAAATATCACCTGCAGAATTTGCAG GTGTTCTTTGAGGATGAGGAGACAGAGGTGCTCTACAAACTTAACCCAgacacaacacttttgtgtgtgttacaacATAAAAG GTTTTTTGTCAAGGCGGGCACACCCAACTTCATCATTTTGGTGAATGGCTCATCATTCCGCAAGCAATATTTAACAGGGAGGAAAATACGCACTTTGTGA
- the LOC133540791 gene encoding cornifelin homolog B-like yields MNSPPLTAWHSGVCDCFENASTCCYGFWCCPCLACTVSGRHGENRCLPLCDIISPGVCAAFGIPACVPPAVLSMRTSIRKTYKIKGSICKDILVSCFCLWCSWCQMHRELKHQNKTTAVVNVVNQTIIQQPAPMMMMMQTQPPVYVAHH; encoded by the exons ATGAACTCCCCACCTCTAACAGCCTGGCACAGTGGTGTCTGCGATTGCTTCGAAAACGCAAGCACAT GCTGCTATGGTTTCTGGTGCTGCCCCTGCCTGGCCTGCACAGTTTCAGGGCGACATGGAGAGAACCGATGCCTGCCACTGTGTGACATCATCAGCCCTGGTGTGTGCGCAGCTTTTGGGATACCAGCCTGTGTGCCTCCTGCAGTACTGTCCATGAGGACATCCATTCGGAAAACATACAAAATCAAG GGGTCGATCTGTAAGGACATTCTTGTTTCCTGTTTCTGCTTGTGGTGCAGTTGGTGTCAGATGCACCGTGAGCTGAAACACCAAAACAAAACGACGGCTGTCGTCAACGTCGTCAATCAAACGATCATCCAGCAGCCTGCtcctatgatgatgatgatgcaaacACAACCCCCTGTTTATGTTGCTCACCATTAA